CGAAAGAGCTTCGACGGATTGATTGGGGTCGTCCAGACGGCTCTGTCCGAAGATCCGTTACCGGGGACGCTGTACGTGTTTCGGAATCGTCGAGGGAATTACGTGAAGGGAATTTTCTGGGACCGCACGGGATATTGCTTGTTCGCGAAGCGATTGGAGCGGGGGCGTTTTTCCATTCCGAGCGAAGAGCGCGTCTTTGAGCTTTCCGAGAAGATTTTTTTCTTGCTGTTGGACGGAATAATTCTTGGGTCTCGACGAGAAGTGCGATAGAGTTTTGTTGTTGATGATGATGGAAGAGCACGCTGCAAAGTTAAGCCAGAAGCAGATTGTAGCGTTGCTCTCTCTCAACGAAAAATTTCTCGATCTCCAACAACGATACGACCAAACTTGGCTCAACGGGGTATTTACCCAACGGATTCTCTTGCCGACGAATCCGTTCACGGTGGCGGCCCACTACGCGCTCAAACGAGAGACCGCCCTACGGGTGTTCTTGGAAAATCCGGAGGTGCCGATCGATACGAATCACATTGAGCGGCAGATTCGGCCTGTGGCGA
This genomic interval from Bdellovibrionota bacterium contains the following:
- the tnpB gene encoding IS66 family insertion sequence element accessory protein TnpB (TnpB, as the term is used for proteins encoded by IS66 family insertion elements, is considered an accessory protein, since TnpC, encoded by a neighboring gene, is a DDE family transposase.), giving the protein MFGSRISRILAYQEAVDMRKSFDGLIGVVQTALSEDPLPGTLYVFRNRRGNYVKGIFWDRTGYCLFAKRLERGRFSIPSEERVFELSEKIFFLLLDGIILGSRREVR
- a CDS encoding transposase — protein: MEEHAAKLSQKQIVALLSLNEKFLDLQQRYDQTWLNGVFTQRILLPTNPFTVAAHYALKRETALRVFLENPEVPIDTNHIERQIRPVAIGRKNWLFCWTEIGAHYAGIANSLIATCRLHDVDPYEYLVDVLQRVDTHPAFEVHRLTPRLWKQEFSATPLKSDLDPRKIQ